A window from Drosophila kikkawai strain 14028-0561.14 chromosome 2L, DkikHiC1v2, whole genome shotgun sequence encodes these proteins:
- the LOC108081371 gene encoding uncharacterized protein isoform X2, translating into MLEPSLRMDFPLEVGTAGTERKSENPTVDQLMPEINEDPHPLPAGVADLQREIEDVKALVRTEPHGNDLRMLLFTVAASHDRYESTLVPLPPQFRAVVGYGCQVKKLRSAIENNWPACRVIPTMFNSPEELQALAPDDVDAWHLLHWLLVPNVTYPSFRRLSILNLGPLCRNLGLGQPTEEPRQLIGINYEMIDLHQWKWRLQNDEQRNYAFLGLPLEKVYRFLYTGHLDIPPGEPIRLHHQMEFALLLSQQQELPAEQEQQQEQEQQQEQHSQQGEEKKKEDQKQTLCWSKSVLANTQQRAIIICELPAELDNWMITSPDRHFLELLVQDSTTLKPCYLLMFDEPVAAKMMQQWPGKPIEMQPLPGRSLKKGTSHRFSQMSNYVFGRLDALKRLLKGSNSTEATN; encoded by the exons ATGCTGGAGCCCAGCCTGCGAATGGACTTCCCCTTGGAAGTGGGGACGGCGGGGACCGAACGAAAATCCGAGAATCCTACCGTGGATCAGTTAATGCCAGAAATCAA CGAGGATCCCCATCCTCTGCCAGCCGGTGTAGCGGATCTCCAGCGTGAAATAGAAGATGTGAAGGCCCTTGTGCGAACTGAGCCGCATGGCAACGACCTTCGCATGCTCTTGTTCACGGTGGCGGCCAGCCATGATCGCTATGAGAGCACGCTGGTCCCGTTGCCGCCGCAGTTCAGGGCCGTGGTCGGATACGGTTGCCAGGTTAAGAAGTTACGGAGCGCCATTGAAAATAACTGGCCCGCCTGTCGGGTTATACCGACCATGTTCAATAGCCCTGAGGAGCTGCAGGCCTTGGCTCCCGACGATGTTGACGCCTGGCATCTTCTTCATTGGCTGCTGGTGCCGAATGTCACTTACCCCTCGTTCCGCCGCCTCTCGATCTTGAACCTGGGCCCCCTATGTCGCAACTTGGGACTGGGCCAACCCACCGAAGAACCCCGCCAGCTGATAGGCATCAACTACGAAATGATAGATCTTCACCAGTGGAAGTGGCGTCTACAAAATGATGAGCAGCGCAACTATGCCTTCCTGGGATTGCCCCTGGAAAAGGTGTATCGTTTCCTGTACACAGGTCACCTGGACATACCTCCAGGAGAGCCTATACGCCTGCACCACCAAATGGAGTTTGCTTTGCTCCTTTCCCAGCAGCAAGAGTTGCCAgcagagcaggagcagcagcaggaacaggagcagcaacaggagcAACATTCGCAGCAGGGAGAAGAAAAGAAGAAGGAAGACCAAAAGCAAACGTTGTGCTGGAGCAAGTCCGTTCTGGCCAACACACAACAGCGGGCAATTATAATTTGCGAGCTGCCCGCCGAGCTGGACAACTGGATGATCACCTCGCCGGATAGGCATTTCCTTGAGCTTCTGGTGCAGGATTCAACAACCCTGAAGCCCTGCTATCTGCTGATGTTCGACGAACCGGTGGCCGCCAAGATGATGCAACAATGGCCGGGCAAACCCATAGAAATGCAGCCTCTACCCGGTCGATCGCTGAAGAAGGGGACTTCCCACAGATTCTCGCAGATGTCGAACTATGTATTCGGACGACTGGATGCCCTTAAGCGGCTGCTCAAAGGAAGTAATTCTACAGAGGCCACAAATTAA
- the LOC108081371 gene encoding uncharacterized protein isoform X1, with the protein MLEPSLRMDFPLEVGTAGTERKSENPTVDQLMPEINSEDPHPLPAGVADLQREIEDVKALVRTEPHGNDLRMLLFTVAASHDRYESTLVPLPPQFRAVVGYGCQVKKLRSAIENNWPACRVIPTMFNSPEELQALAPDDVDAWHLLHWLLVPNVTYPSFRRLSILNLGPLCRNLGLGQPTEEPRQLIGINYEMIDLHQWKWRLQNDEQRNYAFLGLPLEKVYRFLYTGHLDIPPGEPIRLHHQMEFALLLSQQQELPAEQEQQQEQEQQQEQHSQQGEEKKKEDQKQTLCWSKSVLANTQQRAIIICELPAELDNWMITSPDRHFLELLVQDSTTLKPCYLLMFDEPVAAKMMQQWPGKPIEMQPLPGRSLKKGTSHRFSQMSNYVFGRLDALKRLLKGSNSTEATN; encoded by the exons ATGCTGGAGCCCAGCCTGCGAATGGACTTCCCCTTGGAAGTGGGGACGGCGGGGACCGAACGAAAATCCGAGAATCCTACCGTGGATCAGTTAATGCCAGAAATCAA CAGCGAGGATCCCCATCCTCTGCCAGCCGGTGTAGCGGATCTCCAGCGTGAAATAGAAGATGTGAAGGCCCTTGTGCGAACTGAGCCGCATGGCAACGACCTTCGCATGCTCTTGTTCACGGTGGCGGCCAGCCATGATCGCTATGAGAGCACGCTGGTCCCGTTGCCGCCGCAGTTCAGGGCCGTGGTCGGATACGGTTGCCAGGTTAAGAAGTTACGGAGCGCCATTGAAAATAACTGGCCCGCCTGTCGGGTTATACCGACCATGTTCAATAGCCCTGAGGAGCTGCAGGCCTTGGCTCCCGACGATGTTGACGCCTGGCATCTTCTTCATTGGCTGCTGGTGCCGAATGTCACTTACCCCTCGTTCCGCCGCCTCTCGATCTTGAACCTGGGCCCCCTATGTCGCAACTTGGGACTGGGCCAACCCACCGAAGAACCCCGCCAGCTGATAGGCATCAACTACGAAATGATAGATCTTCACCAGTGGAAGTGGCGTCTACAAAATGATGAGCAGCGCAACTATGCCTTCCTGGGATTGCCCCTGGAAAAGGTGTATCGTTTCCTGTACACAGGTCACCTGGACATACCTCCAGGAGAGCCTATACGCCTGCACCACCAAATGGAGTTTGCTTTGCTCCTTTCCCAGCAGCAAGAGTTGCCAgcagagcaggagcagcagcaggaacaggagcagcaacaggagcAACATTCGCAGCAGGGAGAAGAAAAGAAGAAGGAAGACCAAAAGCAAACGTTGTGCTGGAGCAAGTCCGTTCTGGCCAACACACAACAGCGGGCAATTATAATTTGCGAGCTGCCCGCCGAGCTGGACAACTGGATGATCACCTCGCCGGATAGGCATTTCCTTGAGCTTCTGGTGCAGGATTCAACAACCCTGAAGCCCTGCTATCTGCTGATGTTCGACGAACCGGTGGCCGCCAAGATGATGCAACAATGGCCGGGCAAACCCATAGAAATGCAGCCTCTACCCGGTCGATCGCTGAAGAAGGGGACTTCCCACAGATTCTCGCAGATGTCGAACTATGTATTCGGACGACTGGATGCCCTTAAGCGGCTGCTCAAAGGAAGTAATTCTACAGAGGCCACAAATTAA